A stretch of Flavobacteriales bacterium DNA encodes these proteins:
- a CDS encoding NAD(P)H-hydrate dehydratase: MKLFTAEQIKRWDQATIAKGIPSIQLMERAVNALIPKILTLVSNRCCVALFAGPGNNGGDALALSRLLVERGFEQVHTYLVSPEGTGLSEDCRSNLERTTLESTIKSKVDIPSVETLSTYDLIIDGLFGSGLTRPLEGVFAETVKRINAADSRVFSIDIPSGAFSEQVNSDHLVVEAEHVLTFQIPKRSFLVPESNRYMKDFEVVDIHLDPEYHEQEPCDWYYLQASDVEIEERQKFSHKGHYGHGLLMAGSRGMYGAAQLSARAAMRAGCGLLTVHAPAESMTILQATLPEAMFSPDKQIDHISRLPDIDAYTAMAVGPGLGQAKDTIGMLDALLERAPQGLILDADALNILAREGWQERIPAGSIITPHPKEFARLFGESKDSFEALEKQKEIAQKQDIIIIRKGAHSSVALPDGRLYFNSTGNPYMATGGMGDVLTGFILGLLTQGLSPEKAALAGVYYHGSAGDMALQRRRGGLLLSTDVIEAFKL, encoded by the coding sequence ATGAAACTTTTTACTGCAGAACAGATCAAGCGCTGGGATCAGGCGACCATAGCTAAAGGCATCCCGTCCATACAGCTCATGGAGCGCGCGGTGAATGCCCTCATCCCTAAAATCCTCACACTGGTCAGCAATCGCTGCTGTGTCGCCTTATTTGCCGGACCCGGTAATAATGGGGGAGATGCATTGGCTTTGAGCCGCCTATTGGTCGAGCGTGGATTCGAGCAGGTGCATACCTATTTGGTGTCTCCAGAAGGCACCGGATTGAGCGAGGACTGCCGGTCCAATCTGGAGCGTACGACACTGGAGTCCACAATAAAGAGCAAGGTGGACATTCCCTCTGTGGAGACATTATCCACCTATGATCTCATCATCGATGGGCTGTTCGGTTCGGGCCTGACCCGGCCCTTGGAAGGCGTGTTTGCCGAAACGGTGAAACGCATCAATGCGGCAGACAGCCGGGTATTCAGTATCGATATTCCCAGTGGCGCATTCAGTGAGCAGGTCAATTCCGATCATCTGGTGGTAGAGGCAGAACATGTCTTGACCTTCCAGATTCCAAAACGCAGCTTTCTCGTTCCCGAATCGAATCGCTACATGAAGGATTTCGAAGTGGTGGATATACATCTCGATCCGGAATACCATGAGCAAGAGCCTTGTGACTGGTACTACCTGCAAGCATCCGATGTGGAAATAGAAGAACGCCAGAAGTTCTCACATAAAGGCCATTACGGTCATGGACTCCTGATGGCCGGAAGTAGAGGTATGTATGGTGCCGCTCAGTTGAGTGCTAGAGCCGCCATGCGGGCAGGATGTGGACTGTTGACGGTACATGCGCCCGCAGAGTCGATGACCATCCTACAGGCTACCCTCCCCGAGGCGATGTTCTCCCCGGATAAACAGATCGATCATATCTCGCGCTTACCGGATATCGATGCATATACCGCCATGGCTGTAGGGCCGGGTCTGGGACAGGCTAAGGACACCATTGGTATGCTGGACGCCTTGCTGGAACGAGCGCCTCAAGGTCTGATACTGGATGCGGATGCACTCAACATCCTGGCGCGTGAAGGTTGGCAAGAGCGGATTCCGGCAGGCAGTATCATCACTCCACATCCCAAGGAATTCGCCAGACTATTCGGTGAGAGTAAAGACTCCTTCGAGGCGCTGGAAAAGCAAAAGGAGATCGCACAGAAGCAGGACATCATCATCATCCGCAAGGGAGCTCACAGCAGTGTGGCCCTACCTGATGGACGTCTGTACTTCAATTCCACTGGGAACCCCTATATGGCCACCGGAGGTATGGGCGATGTGCTCACCGGATTCATCTTGGGGCTTCTCACGCAAGGACTCAGTCCTGAGAAGGCTGCTCTAGCAGGAGTGTACTATCACGGGTCGGCTGGTGACATGGCCCTGCAGAGAAGAAGAGGTGGTCTCTTGCTGAGTACCGATGTCATCGAGGCCTTCAAGCTGTGA
- a CDS encoding DoxX family protein, with protein sequence MDLTTTAYALLFVRVSLGILFLFQAIDKIFTVGLKEFTSTILSGMKKDQVPPGFIRFSAYVSSYIELVGGVFLILGLFLPEVYIILALNLIMVILSFSYMQALWDLKHVFPRMVLLVFLMIMSHELDLYSLDHFFFH encoded by the coding sequence ATGGACCTTACAACTACTGCATATGCATTGCTATTCGTGAGAGTGAGCCTGGGGATACTGTTCCTGTTCCAGGCTATTGACAAGATCTTCACGGTTGGCTTGAAGGAATTCACTTCTACCATCCTATCCGGTATGAAGAAGGATCAGGTACCCCCTGGATTTATTCGATTCTCGGCATATGTGTCTTCCTATATCGAATTGGTGGGCGGGGTCTTCTTGATCCTGGGGCTCTTTCTTCCTGAAGTCTATATCATCTTGGCCTTGAACCTGATCATGGTCATCTTGAGCTTTTCCTACATGCAGGCCCTTTGGGATTTGAAACACGTCTTTCCACGTATGGTCCTATTGGTCTTTCTCATGATCATGTCCCATGAACTGGACCTGTATTCACTCGATCATTTCTTCTTTCATTGA